A single region of the Cyclopterus lumpus isolate fCycLum1 chromosome 16, fCycLum1.pri, whole genome shotgun sequence genome encodes:
- the scnm1 gene encoding sodium channel modifier 1, protein MSFKREGDDKSQLNILQKRRVADLLSHFIPEDEAALMNNGRYTCVVCSYRPVFDTVDTLTVHRNGKRHLEGLKAFYGKKARLKNEKTKRLHEDYVRAEDSRQDPSSSAPLLAQTRRLTHHALLKTVPYNSCHTKTSTKSEKGPPGAASEIGLNSSGETRSEPQEARRQSEVLNRLPRSSSAADEGSEDSKGANGAVMQEAEPITAERRSELERYLKLKSDGWLKDRSGQWVRDQNVEFDSDEEEPASLAPPLPTGP, encoded by the exons ATGTCTTTTAAAAGGGAAGGCGACGACAAGAGTCAACTAAACATACTTCAG AAACGTCGCGTCGCGGATCTTCTGTCTCATTTCATACCGGAAGACGAAGCGGCGCTCATGAACAACGGGAG GTACACGTGCGTGGTGTGCTCCTACCGGCCCGTGTTCGACACGGTCGACACGCTGACGGTCCACCGGAACGGGAAGAGGCATCTGGAAG GATTGAAAGCATTCTATGGCAAGAAAGCGCGACTGAAGAACGAAAAGACCAAAAGGCTCCACGAAGACTACGTCCGGGCTGAAGACTCACGGCAG gaCCCCTCGTCTTCGGCCCCTCTTCTGGCCCAAACACGGAGGCTGACCCATCACGCCTTATTGAAGACCGTTCCGTACAACAGCTGCCATACAAAAACCAG CACGAAATCTGAAAAGGGCCCGCCGGGCGCCGCCTCAGAAATCGGCCTCAACTCTTCCGGCGAAACGCGATCGGAACCACAAGAAGCGCGTCGGCAATCCGAAGTTTTAAACCGTTTACCACGAAGCAGCTCAGCAG CCGACGAAGGGTCAGAAGACAGTAAAGGAGCTAATGGTGCGGTGatgcaggaggcggagcctatAACCGCCGAGAGGAGGAGCGAGCTGGAGCGCTACCTCAAACTGAAAAG TGACGGCTGGCTGAAGGACCGGAGCGGCCAATGGGTGAGAGACCAGAACGTGGAGTTTGATTCGGACGAGGAGGAGCCCGCTTCGCTCGCCCCTCCCCTTCCTACAGGTCCCTGA
- the tmod4 gene encoding tropomodulin-4, translated as MSDPRDIDEDALLKGLSAAELDQLENELLEMDPENAMLPAGFRQRDQTKKGPTGSFDRDALQQHLEKEALDHEDRDDLVPFTGQKKGKTFVAKEAAEIPGHEQVMLEPELEEALKNASDAEMCDIAAILGMYTLMSNKQYYDALGTTGTIANTEGINSVVKPDPFKIFPDEQPNPTNVEETLERIHNNDSSLSEVNLNNIKDIPIPTLKEIFEAMKGNSHVESLSIAATRSNDPVAYSCAEMLQENTSLQSLNVESNFITSDGMMEIIKAMNSNATLVEFKIDNQRQKLGDSVEMEIASMLENNSSILKFGYHFTQQGPRARAAMAITRNNDMIRQQRLR; from the exons ATGTCGGACCCCCGGGACATCGACGAGGATGCCCTCCTCAAGGGCCTCAGCGCCGCGGAGCTGGACCAGCTGGAGAACGAGCTGCTGGAGATGGACCCCGAG AATGCCATGCTGCCCGCCGGCTTCCGGCAGCGCGACCAGACGAAGAAAGGCCCAACGGGGTCGTTCGACCGCGACGCCCTGCAGCAGCACTTGGAGAAGGAGGCCCTGGATCACGAGGACAGGGATGACCTGGTGCCCTTCACTGGGCagaagaaag GAAAGACCTTCGTGGCCAAGGAGGCGGCGGAGATCCCCGGCCACGAGCAGGTGATGCTGGAGCCGGAGCTGGAGGAGGCGCTGAAGAACGCCTCCGACGCCGAGATGTGCGACATCGCAG CCATCCTTGGAATGTACACGCTGATGAGCAACAAGCAGTACTACGACGCTCTGGGCACCACGGGAACCATCGCCAACACGGAGGGCATCAACA GTGTCGTGAAGCCCGATCCGTTCAAGATCTTCCCCGATGAGCAGCCCAACCCCACCAACGTGGAGGAGACCCTGGAGAGAATCCACAACAACGACAGCAGCCTGAGCGAAGTCAACCTCAACAACATCAAG gacattcCCATCCCGACGCTGAAGGAGATCTTCGAGGCGATGAAGGGGAACTCTCACGTTGAGTCTCTGAGCATCGCCGCGACCCGCAGCAACGACCCCGTGGCCTAC TCCTGTGctgagatgctgcaggagaacaCCAGCTTGCAGAGTCTTAACGTCGAGTCCAACTTCATCACTTCTGACGGCATGATGGAGATCATCAAAGCCATGAACAGCAACGCCACGCTGGTGGAGTTCAAGATCGACAACCAG AGGCAGAAGCTGGGAGACTCGGTTGAGATGGAGATCGCCTCCATGCTGGAGAACAACTCCAGCATCCTCAAGTTCGGGTACCACTTCACTCAGCAGGGTCCCCGCGCCAGGGCTGCCATGGCGATCACGCGGAACAACGACATGA tTCGCCAGCAGAGGTTGAGATGA
- the lysmd1 gene encoding lysM and putative peptidoglycan-binding domain-containing protein 1, protein MNATHVTAHGTGYGPTRQPWQHTSADGRSRPSARRTLSATFNGEAGLATTMSWQPSRCLFPFPWPVGVCQNMSGERAPWRHMSADSSQPSNFGATFNAEPPAGRSELLRGGRARSYGSLVRSPLSPVRQRRVEHQVQPEDTLQGLSLKYGVSMEQIKRANRLYTNESIFLKKSLWIPVPSDPSDPRGDWVDSVSEGDDDVEGVSVARRDSSPTDGLEASSSERKPSGGDDDGKERPSDLTPVDFLKRLDGLISQSKQAAAARGGQDGEERVAAIEAACTSGTSDLRPPARSQSVTSFPRVHLAAPLAATKRTKKLRDREDELFQL, encoded by the exons ATGAACGCAACGCATGTGACGGCTCACGGGACCGGATACGGACCGACTCGGCAGCCATGGCAACATACGTCAGCCGACGGCAGGAGCCGGCCGAGCGCGAGACGAACTTTATCAGCAACTTTTAACGGCGAAGCGGGGCTCGCGACCACCATGTCCTGGCAGCCGTCCAGGTGCCTCTTCCCGTTCCCGTGGCCCGTCGGCGTGTGTCAAAATATGTCCGGGGAGCGCGCGCCATGGCGACATATGTCGGCCGACAGCAGCCAGCCGAGCAACTTCGGTGCAACTTTTAACGCCGAACCGCCCGCCGGAAGGAGCGAGCTGCTCCGGGGGGGCCGCGCCAGGTCTTACGGGAGTTTGGTCCGGTCTCCGCTGTCTCCGGTCCGGCAGAGACGCGTCGAGCACCAGGTTCAGCCGGAGGACACACTCCAAGGCCTGTCCCTGAAATACGGAGTTTCT ATGGAGCAAATCAAACGGGCCAACAGGCTGTACACCAACGAGTCCATATTCCTGAAGAAGTCCCTGTGGATCCCCGTCCCGTCGGACCCGTCGGACCCCCGCGGCGACTGGGTGGATTCGGTCTCGGAGGGCGACGACGACGTCGAAGGCGTCTCCGTGGCCCGCCGCGACTCCTCGCCGACCGACGGGCTCGAGGCGAGCTCCTCTGAGAGGAAGCCAAGCGGCGGCGACGACGACGGCAAAGAGCGTCCGTCGGACCTCACGCCGGTGGACTTTTTGAAAAGGCTGGACGGCTTGATAAGCCAGTCCAAGCAGGCGGCCGCCGCCAGGGGAGGCCAGGACGGGGAGGAGAG ggTCGCTGCCATAGAAGCGGCTTGCACCAGCGGGACGTCGGACCTGCGGCCGCCCGCGAGGTCCCAGAGTGTCACTTCGTTTCCCAGGGTGCACCTGGCCGCGCCGCTGGCCGCCACCAAGCGCACCAAGAAGCTGAGGGACCGGGAGGATGAGCTCTTCCAGCTGTGA
- the tnfaip8l2b gene encoding tumor necrosis factor, alpha-induced protein 8-like protein 2 B, translating into MDAFSSKDMALRAQKKILSSMATKSSVQMFIDDTTSEILDELYRVSKEYSGSKSEAQKVIKDLIKIAVKIGLLFRNNRFSTEELGVATDFKKKLHQGAMTAISFHEVDFTFDKAVMADLLTGCRDLLLKLVRTHLTPKSHGRINHVFNHYADPELLTKLYEPGGAFTHNLAKICRGLDKLVEDGTI; encoded by the exons ATGGACGCCTTCAGCTCCAAGGACATGGCCTTGAGGGCGCAGAAGAAGATCCTCAGCTCCATGGCCACCAAGAGCTCCGTCCAGATGTTCATCGACGACACCACCAGCGAGATCCTGGACGAGCTGTACCGCGTCTCCAAGGAGTACTCGGGGAGCAAGTCGGAGGCCCAGAAGGTGATCAAGGACCTGATCAAGATCGCCGTGAAGATCGGACTGCTGTTCCGGAACAACCGCTTCAGCACCGAGGAGCTGGGCGTGGCCACGGACTTCAAGAAGAAGCTGCACCAGGGGGCCATGACGGCCATCAGCTTCCACGAG GTGGACTTCACCTTCGACAAAGCCGTGATGGCGGACCTGCTGACCGGCTGCAGGGACCTGCTCCTGAAGCTGGTCCGCACCCACCTGACCCCCAAGTCCCACGGCCGCATCAACCACGTCTTCAACCACTACGCCGACCCGGAGCTGCTGACCAAGCTGTACGAGCCCGGCGGCGCCTTCACGCACAACCTCGCCAAGATCTGCCGGGGACTCGACAAGCTGGTGGAGGACGGGACGATATga